The following is a genomic window from Xenopus laevis strain J_2021 chromosome 2L, Xenopus_laevis_v10.1, whole genome shotgun sequence.
CACCTCCTGTTTCTAAGGTGAGTGTCTGTGCCATGCCTGACCATGTCCCAAAAGTGTCAGGTGAGATCCTATGCTGGAGCCATGTTAATGCTCCAGGATCCATCATGTTCTTCCTGACCTCCCTCTCCTGTTTAGATGCCTGCAGAGCTATATCCCACCCCAGAGCCTGACCCTCTCCTGCCCAGTCTGCCGCCAAACCTCCATCTTGCCCGAGAAAGGAGTCTCCGCCTTGCAGAACAACTTCTTCATTACAAACCTGATGGAGGTCCTGCAGCGCAGCCCAGAGAGTGGGCGCCAGGAGCAGAGTGTCCTGCCGAGTGAGGGCCAAGTAGCCGGGACCCCATTATCATGCCCAAACCACCAGGGCAAGGTAAGGCCCCTCCAGTGGATATTTAGTATTGACCTCATAGTCCCTCCAACTGGGGGCTCTAACACCCATctcagaaacattttatattgatAATAACAGTTGTGTGGTCCAACAAGTCCAACCTCAAAGCTCTACTAAATGATCCAGAGGTCCCTCTATCACAATGAGATCCATATAATACTCTCATACTCCCATGTAGATAGCAAAGTACTCAGATAATACTTCCCACGTTGCATCATGCCCCCCCCCACAACATCTCAAAACTCATTTGTAATCCAACTCCCAGTGTCCAAGCCTTGCTCTCAGTCATGTTCTCTCTTATTGGCAGACAATGGAGTATTACTGTGGCCCCTGTGAGACGGCCATGTGTGTGGAGTGCACCGAGGGGGAGCACCGGGAGCATTGCACCGTCCCACTGAAAGATGTGGTGGAGCAACACAAGACATCGCTACGCAACCAACTGGAGAGTATTAAGAGCAGGTACCAACAAGACAATCCACACCCTCATCCTCCTGTGCCGTGTACCCCCTGCCCCCCGACATTATCCCTCACCCCCACTGTGATTCCTTATATCACTATATCCTTATATCACTCATCACCGTCCACTTCTCTCCCCAATTCTACAAGTGTGAGAAAGGATCTTACACTCATTGAGATGCCCATCACTGGCCTATTGAATGCTGCAATGTCATTGGTCAGATAAATAGAGGCTCCTATAGCCAGCAGCAGGGTCTGATTGGCTCACTGAGATACCGTGACAAATGCCGGTGGGACACCTCCAATCAGGACTTGTCGGCTGAGTTTCTGGTGGTGGCAGTGGAGGGTCACATCAGCATTTGGGGGGGAGGGTGGCTCCAGTGGTGACATGTAGAAACCCATTGGCTGGAAAACCTCATGTTTGCTGCAACTAGAACTTACAACCAGGCTCAGTCTGCTTTGTATTGGCTTCTACTCTGCCCGAATGCTGGCTACTTCTCTGATGGAATGGGCCAGTCTGATTGGCCAGATGGGCTGGGGTAAGACCCTGGGGGAGGAGACGGGGACTAGTGGGTAACACAGTTGACAGTACGTTGCTGTACATACAGTTTTGGCCCATTTCAGTGTCTCCGTCTCAGTATGTTCATTAGGAGCAGCCAAACAATTCCCTAATTCCTATAATAAAAGACCTTTGTCCCACTGGCTAATTGAGATGATCCCTGACTTGTTGTTTCTCAGGATTCCTCAGCTGACCTCGGCCATTGACCTTGTGACTGACATCAGCCGACAGGTGAGCGAGAGGAAGAATTCGGCTGTCAATGAGATTTGCTCTGCCTTTGAGGAGCTGGAAAAGGCTCTTCAGCACAGAAAGAGTGCTCTGCTGCAGGACCTGGAGGCAATCTGTGTGAATAAGCAGAAGGTAAGAGACAAGCTATAGACCAGCCTAGAGCCACAATCTATTCCTCCCACATGTCTATTCCAATTACTTTCCTAACATCTCCAGCAATTTGTGTTGCTGAATTTCTTCAAGTCCAGCAGCAGAaatcttgtttaaataaaaattcctTTATTAGGACCTGGATAAGTGATGTTTCAGGCTACACggagacttttttttcaagctcACCAAACACTAAACAATTCAGCTTTTTATAGAGAAACCTATTGCGCCATCTAGTGGCATTATCTTTATAAATTTGTTACAATTTCCAGCAGGTTTGTTACAATGTCACACCTTGATGTCCGTTAACTCTTAACAACTGTTGCACAACCACATGTTAAACAAGTTTCTGTAAGACACAaggtttaaaaacaattaaatatcttGCAAATCATATTCCCTATTGAATCCCTGGGGAGTGAGTGTTTCTAGTCTCCTGAGCCACATGATTTCTTTGTTAAGAAGCCCTTTGGTCCAGTCAGCCCCACGTTGCATTCTGGGTACATTATCCACAACCTGATTCTTTAGCTGCTCTACCCCGAGGCACTTTTCCACTAAATGAGAGTTTTGCTCCACTGTCTTTGTCCTTATGATTAGTGTTCCCTTACACGTTCTCTAACTGGGGGACTCGTCTGACCCACATACATTAACTCGCATGGGATTATTATGGGGGTGCCCATGAGCGGATGGTAAATGACATCACCTTTCTGGCAGTTGGAGCAGCAGCTGAAACTCAAACATGGGAAGGTTCCACATTTGCCGGGACCTTAAAAACTTTGGTCTTTTCCACTCCCAAATCTGATTTAGTCAACATTGATCcaattattttattccttttatatGACATCATTGGTGGTGAGTAGAACCAAGTTACCCCAGGGATACCGCCCCTCAACACTCCCCAGTGTCTCCTAAAGATATTGGCCACCTGGTGGCTTAAACATTAAACCTCTAGACAAAGGGAATACGATCTGTTTGTCCTTTATGTCGGACGTTAACTGTATTTATTCTTTCTGATTTCTCTACCTCCTCCCGTTGCTTTTGTAGACGTTTATTAGGGTTCcctcaggggcgctccaccaatgaggcgagttgagacactcacctcaggcagcagcgcccccctggttgccaggggcggcaaaaatgccgctcctcgtaactaagagccgaattgccggttttcaaactggaaattcggctcttctagtgcagagagcactattgcactattgcactctctgcactaagcatggcggaccgcccctgccctctccggcgtggaaaggttagtgccgtggggaggggtgggggcggcataatagcaagaatcgccccCGGGTTCCCTCTCTTCCTAAAAGTTTCCTGCATCTCGTCCAATCTCCCACCCAGCAGTTCTTCATCACGTACAATACGTTTGACTCTATTGTGATTTTGCTAATGATTTTTCCACAATGCGAACGCATCATCAATAAAGCGAAACCATCTAAGGCAAGATTTTGAGAACCACCTATTGGTGTATACAAACTGTTCTTCAAATCTATTCATGAAAATGTTCTCATAGGACGGGGCCACCTTCGACCCCATTGCCGTACCCCTCAACTGCAGAGAAAACTTCTTCCGAAAGACAAAGTAATTATTGTGAAGAACCATCTCCAAATATTGTAgaacaaactttttttgagtGCCATCCATTGCTGGATCTTGGTCCAGCTCAATGCGGACCACCTCCACTCCAGATGTAAAGGGTCTCCACATCAAGCCCCCCAGTTAGAGAACGTGTAAGGGAACACAAATCATAAGGACAAAGACAGTGGAGCAAAACTCTCATTTAGTGGAAAAGTGCCTCGGGGTAGAGCAGCTAAAGAATCAGGTTGTGGATAATGTACCCAGAATGCAACGTGGGGCTGACTGGACCAGAGGGCTTCTTAACAAAGAAATCATGTGGATCAGGAGACTAGAAACACGTCACAAATTTATAAAGATAATGCCACTAGATGGCGCAATAGGTTTCTCTATAAAAAGCTGAATTGTTTAGTGTTTGGTGAGCTTGAAAAAAGTCTCAGTGTAGCCTGAAACGTCACTTATCCAGGTCCTGACAGTGGTCCTAATAAAGGAATTTTTATTTCAACAAGATTTCTGCTGCTGGACTTCAAGAAATTCATTTGAGAGGATTGGAAAGTGTCCAGGTACGTACATCAGGACCCCCAGACTTAAGGAAGTAGGAGCAGATTCCACTAACCACTAacttgcgaaagatttggccgaaccggagccgaatcctaatttgcatatgcaaattaggatgggaaggggaaaactttttttacttccttgttttgtgacaagatgtaatgcaatttccctccccgcccctaatttgcatatgcaaattcagttcgaccgggcagaaggattcagccgaatccgaatcctgctgaaaaaggccgaatcccaacccgaatcctggattcagtgcatccctactactgaTAATCTTTCTGACGGGAGGTGGCAATGGTGCCCCCATGCAGAAgttgattctgttttttttcagtttttgtgaTTTGTAGATGGCCGGAAGTATTTGCCTAACCAATGACTTGTATGTATCTATGGCTTATGCTTTCCCAGCCACTGCCTGGCACTGAGTGCTCCAACCGTGATCTTCACCTGTTACCGATTGGCATTTAGTGATAGATATgagttttataaatgtaatttgttttggttcttccatttctttttttcaaggtCCTCCAGTCTCAGCTGTCCTCCCTACAGCAAGGTTTGGACAACATGGAGAGCAGCGTGCGTTTTACAGAACAAGCCCTGGGTCACGGCTCAGAAACAGAAGTCTTGTTGGTGAGGAAACAAATGAGCGAGCGACTCAATGAACTGGCCTCGCGTGAGTTTCCACTCCATCCCCAGCAGAACCCACAACTTGAGTTTCGAGTGGAAACTGAGGGACTCAGACGCTCCCTACAGAACCTGGGGGCCCTGCTCACCACAAATGCTGTTGCGTATGCATCAGTGGCCACAGGAGAAGGCTTACGCCAAGCCCTGGTCGCACAACAGACCTCAGTTACAGTTACCACCAAGGACATGGATGGCGAGTTGGTTCGCAGTGGCAATGCCACCCTAAAAGCCCAAATCACAGGCCCAGATGGAGGAGCACAAGAGGGAGAGGTGACCGACAATAAGAATGGAACATATGAGGTTGTGTACACATTGCGCATAGAAGGGGAGCACCTCTTATCTTTAAGGCTTTATGGACAACCTCTGCGTGGAAGTCCTTACCGAGTGCGAGCAGTAAAACCTGGGGATGTGCCGCCTTCTCCTGAGGATGTCAAGCGCCGGGTCAAGTCTCCAAGTGGGGGTCACATTCGACAGAAGGCTGTGAGGAGACCCTCTAGCATGTACAGTACTAACAAGAAGAAGGAGAATCCCATAGAAGATGAGATGATACTAAGAGTGGGTGAGAGGAGGAGAATATTGGGTGGGGATAATTTGCTGCAAAGCATGGGATGGAGATTTCTATTAATATAACCTAAGGAAAGTTTTGGGGTCTGCTAAAGACTGTCAGGATGAGATTCCACATTGGGGCACTGATTATATTAACACAACATAGGGAATGTTTGGCATCTGCTCCATGAATGGGATTCTGTAGGCACTGAAACTTAACATAAGGGAATCTGTTCTGGGGAACTATGTAATTAGTTGGATGGGATTCCAGATACACCATTGATAATACTGATAGAAGAGAGAGAAATGTTTCTTATCACTGGGAATGTTCTGGTCGCTTATCTAATGTACCATCTTGCACTTTTCCAGGCTCCCGAGGGAGAGATAAAGGGGAATTCTCCAATTTACAGGGAATCTCAACCTCCGGCAATAATCGCATAGTTGTGGCCGACAGCAATAACCAGTGTATCCAGGTAAAGAGACACAAGTGTCATATCTTAGACCTTTGTCCATTCCCTAGATCTACCCACCCTCTCATCTCCCCCATGCTTCTCTTCTCAGGTCTTCACCAACGATGGCCTATTCAAGCTGAGATTTGGGATCCGGGGTAGGTCCCCAGGGCAGTTGCAGCGTCCAACAGGAGTAGCAGTGGATATGAATGGAGATATTGTTGTAGCAGATTATGACAATCGCTGGGTCAGCATCTTTTCACCTGAGGGCAAGTTCAAGGTAATAGATTTCTAGAGGAGTCTTGTGCTTTATGATAATGACGAGTCTtctatttaaatgcttttctcctCAGTTTTCTTCTTTCTCCAGGTCTTCCTACATTTCCATATGTTCCCCTTTCACCACCCATTTCCAATGACTTCTTTCTGACGTAACTAGAGTTTTCGCTGCCTCCCCCTcccatgttattttctttttgcagaaCAAAATTGGTGTAGGGCGTCTCATGGGGCCCAAAGGAGTGGCCGTGGACCGTAATGGACACCTAATTGTAATAGACAACAAATCCTGCTGCATCTTCATCTTCCAGTCCAATGGGAAGCTTGTGGGGAGATTTGGGGCACGTGGACCTGGGGACAAGCAACAACCTGGGGCTCTAGATGGTAATAATTGAAGGAAGTGTATGGGGATTTGGAATTATGTTTATTGGAGCTTTGGAAGGAGACAAGactctatactatatatactatatatgctaTACTGTAGAACTTGCCAGCCTGTGGGTTCTGTAAGAATTCTCTGCATTTATTTTGGACAAGAACTTGATTAAAGAATTGTGATCCTTCCAAAGAAGTTTTAGGCAGCGAGCCGCACGCTCTGTATTAAGGAATAATATTATTAGGTTATGATGAACAATTTGTTTTGGAGTGGAAAGGGCtttggggaagaagaagaaaatgatgctgagaagtgaaaaaaaaaatggataaaaggCCTGGAGGgcccaaaatgttgcctttaCTTTATTACTGTTTTTGGGCTGAAAAAGATTTGCATCACTTACATTTCTGCAGTGCTTTTAATATTATTTGCTGATCTCCAGAGCAGCACCCGGTACCATGAATAGCTGCTCTTTGAAGGCTCTGAGCTCTACACAACAGTACTGGGCTACAAGGTGGGCTACAAGGTGGGCTAGAAGATGGGGCAGAAGGGAAACTTAAAGGGCCAGTGATGTGGATAAAGTCTATGGTAGAATAGAAGAGAATTTGTTACATTTAGAATTGGGAACGGTGGTTTCATATGAAGAGGAATAAGAGACATCTTTTTATTAAGGGGTTGGAATAAAGTTGGGACTGATATGGGGTAAAAGGGAATCTTTTatggaagataaaaaaaactagggaATTAAATGTGGTAAGATTGGGGTACTCGTGTTTTATTTGGAGtttaattgtattttgttttggcCCAGGTCCCCATTTCGTGGCAGTGAATAACAAGAATGAGATTGTGGTCACAGATTTTCACAACCACTCAGTCAAGGTAAGTTGTAGTGAGTGTCTATGTGTCAGATTGGATCCAACATGGAGGATTTGGTGCAGCCCTAATAAGAAATTCAGAAATGAAATGTTTGCAAATGAAGCAATTGTTTCAGAGTGATAAAAGGTCATAAACCCCAACTGGTGTAAGAAGGCAAAGAGGCAAGAGGAAAGGGCTCTGTTCTACAAGGAGGGACTATTTCCCTGGAACCCCATTGTGGAATATTTAATGCGCCCCTCTTTTACTTTGGCTGAGTTTGACCAATTATTCTGTAATCCTTCATGTGTTCAACCAGGTCTACAGCGCAGATGGGGAGTTCCTCTTCAAGTTTGGATCCCATGGAGAGGGGAATGGCCAGTTTAATGCCCCCACTGGAATTGCTGTGGATTCGAATGGAAATATAATCGTGGCTGACTGGGGCAACAGCAGAATACAGGTGAGGAAAACGGCGGGGCATTAGTTAGTGCAAGTGGCAAAAGGATGAAGAATCATTTGATACAAGTGAGGAGAGGTACAGGGCATCCACGTGTAGAGATAGGGAAAGAAGTGGGGTGTCCATAATAGAGACGTAAGGAGAGGCACAAGGCATCAGTTGTAGAGATGGGGAAAGAAGTGGGGTATCCATGAAAGAGACGTAAGGAGTGGCACAGGGATTGACTATTAGAGGAGACAATTGTTAGGAGACAGAAGCACATGCAGGGCATTATGGGGGTCTGGTTATGTGTCTCCGAGAATCCCTGTCTGTGAGGGAAGCCCTGCATCCAATGTGATTGTGGAATAGGGATGGACATGTCCCAGAATTCCCTGGCTTTTAGAGCAGCAATGTGTGAGAGGTTCTTGAGGTTAGGGTTAGATGAAAGATGGATGAAGCAGAGATGTGTGGTGGGTTCTTGAGGTAGAAGAGATGGAAGATTACCCAGAATTCCCTGGCATTCACTGAAAGAGAGATGTGTGGTGGGTCCGTGAGATGGAAGATTACCCAGAATTCCCTGGCTTACAGAGAAAGACAGATGTGGTGGGTGCAGAATTCATTGGTTTGATGCTAAATTGCTTCTTTCTGTTTCTGATTGAGGTGTTTGACAGCTCAGGTTCATTCCTGTCCTACATAAACACCATGGGGGACCCACTGTACGGCCCCCAAGGTCTGGCTCTGACCTCAGATGGACACGTGGTGGTCGCCGACTCTGGGAACCACTGCTTCAAGGTGTATCGTTACCTGCAATGATGGGCCACGGCTTTATCTGCCAGTTCCTCACCCAACTTTATGTCAAGCCTGAAGTGATGTCGTCTTCTTCTTGTGAACTCAATGTGTCCTGCAGCCAAGCTCATGCTGTGCCAGATACTGCTACATGTTTTCTGCAGCACCGGGTGCACCACGCCTGACCCCTACAGACTGGTATCTATCCAGGCTTATACCCATTCCTGCCCAGCTTGGCCTTGCTGTGTTTGTCTGTCGGCCCTCAGATAATACTGTAAATGAGTAACTTCTTCATGGAATTCCTGCCAAGGTGGCCTCTGCCTGGCAGCTGAATGTTTGCCCAGGACTAGGAATAACAGTGACATGGGTTGGTTTTCTGGGCTGCTGTTACCCACTCCTGGTCAGTTCTCTTTGGAATGTTTACAGACTGGAGTTTGTCATGGGGTCACATGTGGTGGTGCCGGGGATCTCGTGGCACACAATGGATCCACTTCCCAGATGGACTTGGACTTACTAAACCACTGGCTCTCTGGCCTCCATTGCTTGCACTAGAAGGGTTGGGGTTCAAAGTGGTCCTGATTTCAGGGGATTCCTTCTGTGTTCCCTCAGAATCTCCACTGAGGAACGTACTGGAATTCTGGCTCTAGAagggaatgattttttttttttttgtatttttactctTCAGTTACAGGGTATCTTACCCCAAGCACATGCTTATAACTAGGGCCCATGTAAGGGGCCCCACTGCTAATCTGATCTGTAACCACTGGCCAATGGTCCAGGCTTAACGCTCTCGAAAATAAGGACATTCAGTATTTAGCTCAACTGAACTCCTTCTATGTCCAAATGGCCCTCCCCTCCTCCGTATATTTGATTTATTGTTAAATGTGTCTCTATGGGAAGCACTGGAGGAACTTTCCTTATCTGGGTTTTGGACCTGGGATTGTACAAAGATGTTCTACACATTTCAGTCACATCTACTGACCTGGGAGCAGAGCACCCTAAAATGGGGCATGGGGGCGAGTAGAtaagaatgaatatatatattatagggaaaTTACAGATCATtccaatgatatatatatatatatatatatacagaatatcagATGGAGGTGAGAGACCACTCACAGGGACAATCCAATGCACAGAGTTGGGCACTTACTGTCAGGGCGGTACCTGAGAATGAACAAAGGTATGTGATTGGTCAGTAACAGAAGAGGAGCTGAACTGTAACGGGGTATATGCAGATGACTAGAGGCAAAGCTACAGCAGAGGAGGACATTGGGGTACCCACCATAAGGGAGGTTTAATATAAAGAAGGGAATTGCGAGGGTGCCAGTGCCACTATAATGGATTGGGGGGTATTTTTGAATTCACGGAGCTCATGGGAAAACTAAGGGAGGAGAACTCAGGTGGGTCCCACACAATGGCAGGAAGATGGGGCGCCTGCTCTCAGGGTGGGACGTTAGAATAAATATGAGGGGCATTTACTGAATGTAACACTTTTCAGGTGTCACAGGGTCTCCCCTATCCAGGGGGCTGCACTTTACTGTCATCTCTCATTCATCTGCCCCAGGCTTAGCCCCTCACTCCAGACTTTGCCCCGGCCCATCTGCCCCCCAGTACAGTGTCCTACAGGCACAATTATTGGGGGACACTCCATTACTCAGTACTGAAGGGGTGATCAACACACAAGCGTTTTGGGGCTGTGCCAATGAAGGGGTGtcagacaaaggggcacattcCCAAATCGTTGTATGCGGTCTGTTGCCACAATAAACACAGGGGATCCCCCCAGGGAGAAGCAGGAGTGTGGGCGGCTTTGTTTCTTTGAATTTTAGGTCCCAGCCGCACCCCAACCAGGGCCAAAACACTGAGAGCTGGAATTGAATGTATACGGCACATTCCTATTATCAGGGGGTGTAACCTCAACTCCACTGACTCTCTAACGGGGGACATTCTATAGAGTCAATGCCCCGTCTCCCCCTCCTCAGCCAAATCCCCATGATCCCTATTACCTCTATTCTCTGTGTCTATACTGGGGCCCCAAGCAGTTCTACAGGTGTCGGACACAGGGGGGCTCCCTAGCAATGACCACCCATTCTAACCATCTGTCTGATCATTATTGAGAATTATTGGGGTGTCCCTGCTTTGtgtctgttactttttattgagAATTATTGGGGTGTCCGGCTTTTTATGCTTTGCTGTTATACTGTACTTGCACTGAATGTAACATTTCCTGGGGTGCAATATGGAGCGGCAGCAAGTAGTCCTGCATTCACCCTGAGATTGGGGTCTCGCCCTGTGTATTAGGCACATAATCACTGATGGGGGGCAAGAGGTTCATTATAGAGTTCTgattaaaaaggaaaacaatatggcagctccctcctaCACTatagcgctatatatatatagagagagagagaaggcatGTTGTGGGCACACAATGTACCCTTAGTCTGTATGTGCCATAGGCAGTGTGCCACCCCCCACCTTTAGGAGGAGAAATGGAGGAGATGTAAAGAGTCGGTGGGCAGGTTTGTGTTTGGCCAAAAGCTTCAATATATTTGCCACCATTTTGTTTTTCCACCCAATGTTTTGTAAGGAATAAACTGCTCACAGCAAATAAACCCGTATCACACGTCTCATACatgtaatgtgtatatatatatatatatatatatacagatgcagccactttggtttgtctgtttgacacagaataactaaacacagatatcccatttatctcatttaacacagaaaactgcatcacaacatcccatctaattaaagcattcaccattgtgaacaatggtgctttggtatgctaatgaaaaggttaaatgcattaaatgagttaagatgactttagatagcacagtttattcaattaaccctgagtcatgacgcatttaactcacaaatcaaagtggcttcatctgtatatatatatatatgtgtgtagtaCCATGACTTGCCTCTAGTCTGACTCCTGCCCTAGGGGCACAACCTGCTGACTGGCAACTCCCAACAGATCATGTTAACTTGGCCATAACTGTGCACATTCCAGCCTTGTATGTTATGtctagtgagcttacaatctaaggaccctATCTCATTCCCattagtctctgccccagtgagtttacaatctaaggttcctatcacattcccatcagtctctgccccagtgagcttacaatctaaggtccctatctcattcccatcagtctcagccccagtgagtttacaatctaaggtccctatcccattcccatcagtccctgtcccagtgagcttacaatctaaggtccctatcacattcccatcagtctctgccccagtgagtttacaatctaaggttcctatcacattcccatcagtctctgccccagtgagcttacaatctaaggtccctatctcattcccatcagccccagtgagtttacaatctaaggtccctatcacattcccatcagtctctgccccagtgagcttacaatctaaggtccctatctcattcccatcagtccctgccccagtgagtttacaatctaaggtccctatcacattcccatcagtccctgtcccagtgagcttacaatatagtctccctatcacattcccatcagtccctgccccagtgagcttacaatctaaggtccctatcacattcccatcagtccctgccccagtgagcttacaatctaaggtccctatcacattcccatcagtccctgtcccagtgagcttacaatctagtctccctatcacattcccatcagtccctgccccagtgagcttacaatctaaggtccctattacattcctatcagtccgtgccccagtgagcttacaatctaaggtccctattacatttacTCACATACTAAAGCCTGCCCATTTGGGAGGCCAGACATCTTTGATTTTCTCCTATGGAAACAGACGAAGTGACTAAACCAATAATATAATTGAGAGTAGGAAATAGCTGCAGCAGTTCTTATGGTAACTTTGCCCGTCCTTTCAGGTTTCATAAACTCCAGTGTCTCAGTCTTGTGGGTCGTGTGAGAGGCTTGTGGCCGGGCCAACTGCTCGGGGTGCCCCTATTCTGCTGGTTTGTTTGGCTCATTACGTCTGTAGAAGTCAATACGAGGCACAAAACCCAGGAATAAGGATATTTGGTGCTTTCCCTTTTCTTTAATGGACCTGCTGAAACCAAACAGCTTCATTATTGTAGCTGCAAAAACAATTCTACAGAGAAAATTCTTgaaggagaaaaagaagaaataaaaggcGATGCTGTGTtgccacagtgccgctgacaagtcaagaagccgaaaagtgccgctgttcatcgcctgcggccacaccaccctgaaagtgcctgatctcgtctgatctcagaagtgat
Proteins encoded in this region:
- the trim3.L gene encoding tripartite motif-containing protein 3, producing MASPVVRQIDKQFLVCSICLERYHVPKVLPCLHTFCERCLQSYIPPQSLTLSCPVCRQTSILPEKGVSALQNNFFITNLMEVLQRSPESGRQEQSVLPSEGQVAGTPLSCPNHQGKTMEYYCGPCETAMCVECTEGEHREHCTVPLKDVVEQHKTSLRNQLESIKSRIPQLTSAIDLVTDISRQVSERKNSAVNEICSAFEELEKALQHRKSALLQDLEAICVNKQKVLQSQLSSLQQGLDNMESSVRFTEQALGHGSETEVLLVRKQMSERLNELASREFPLHPQQNPQLEFRVETEGLRRSLQNLGALLTTNAVAYASVATGEGLRQALVAQQTSVTVTTKDMDGELVRSGNATLKAQITGPDGGAQEGEVTDNKNGTYEVVYTLRIEGEHLLSLRLYGQPLRGSPYRVRAVKPGDVPPSPEDVKRRVKSPSGGHIRQKAVRRPSSMYSTNKKKENPIEDEMILRVGSRGRDKGEFSNLQGISTSGNNRIVVADSNNQCIQVFTNDGLFKLRFGIRGRSPGQLQRPTGVAVDMNGDIVVADYDNRWVSIFSPEGKFKNKIGVGRLMGPKGVAVDRNGHLIVIDNKSCCIFIFQSNGKLVGRFGARGPGDKQQPGALDGPHFVAVNNKNEIVVTDFHNHSVKVYSADGEFLFKFGSHGEGNGQFNAPTGIAVDSNGNIIVADWGNSRIQVFDSSGSFLSYINTMGDPLYGPQGLALTSDGHVVVADSGNHCFKVYRYLQ